The Candidatus Neomarinimicrobiota bacterium genomic interval CAGATTTCCGAACCTGTTTAAGTTTTTCGGCGATAGCAAGCGCAGGGAAGAGATGTCCTCCCGTTCCGCCGCCGGCGAATATGACCTTGACCGGTTTCATTTTAACGAGAACTCCTTTTATATCTTTTCCGTTTGGGAGTACTTTTCGATGAAGATATATTCAGCAGTATTCCTGTGGCTCCAAGCGTGTACAGGATATTCGAGCCGCCGTAACTGACCAGCGGAATCGGCAGTCCTGTTACGGGAAGCAAGCCGGAAACAACCGCAGCGTTAACGACTGCATAAAGGAATATTGATGTTGACAGCCCTACAGTCAGATAAACTCCGAATTTATCATTGGCTCCCCGGGCAATTTTAAGCGACCGAAAATAGAACGCTAAAAACATCGTCGAAATGATCAGGACGCCGATAAAACCCATCTCCTCGCCGATGATGGCAAGTATAAAATCCGTGTGTGGAGTGGGAAGGAACAAGTTTTTGCCGACGCTTTCTCCAAGTCCTAATCCCAAGAGACCGCCGCCGCCAAGGCTCATTAGAGATTGCTGCATCTGGTAGCCTGCTCCAGAAATATCTCCGCCTTCGATAAATGATTTAATACGCTGAATCTGATAGCTGGAGTTGAATACAGAGAGAACCATTATCAATCCGCCGATGGCGCCAACGGCGGTCAGATGGCTGATTTTCGCGTTCCCGATGAAGAGCATTATGAAGGAAACCGCTATTATCATCGCGGTAGTGCTGAAATCAGGTTGAATCAGCACAAGCCCGGAAGCGATTGCTAAAATAATTATTGTCGGAAGAAGCCCGTCGGTAAATGATCCGATCCGTTTTTCATTCTTCTCAAGGTAGTATGCCAGGTAAGTTATGAGGGCAAATTTCATCAGCTCGGAAGTTTGGAGGCTGATTCCGCCGATATAAATCCAGCGGGCTGTTGAGCTTGTTCCCCAGAGACGATGGTATATTAATCCTGCGGTCAGCACGAGCGCCGCCGCGATGAGTAGCGGAATGGCGATTTTTTTATAAAACCGGTAGTCTATTCTCATTGTCAACGCCAAAAGAGCAAAGCCGATGAGAAGCCGCACAAAATGACCCTTGAGATAAATTGCGCTGTCGCCCATTTCTCTGCCTATTGCCGAGCTGGCGCTGTAAAGCATCACCATTCCTATTCCGGCGATGAGAATGATGATAAAGAGAAGGTTTTTATCGTAGTCGCTGCCGCGAACGTTGAAGTATCCTGACAGTGAAGTCATACAGCTTCTCCAAGCGCTTTCACTTCATTGGCGAAAACTTCGCCTCGTTCTTCGTAATTCCTGAACATATCAAAACTCGCGCAGCCGGGCGAAAGCAATACGACGTCGCCGGCTACCGAGAGGCGCTCAGCAACTACGACAGCGTCTTTCAAATTTGGAGAGACGCGCTGGTCCGCTATAGACGAGAACGACCTGCCTATCTTCTCCGCCGCTTCTCCGATGAGAATCAGCGTTTTCACTTTCCGCGAGACAAGTTCCTTGATAGATTCAAAATCGGAACCTTTATCCCTGCCGCCTGCTATCAATATTATCGGTTCATCAAAAGAGTTAAGAGCCACCGTCATTGAATCAACGTTGGTGGATTTCGAGTCGTCAACATAACTGACTTCGTTTAAAACACGCACAGTTTCGAGCCTGTGCTGCACTCCGGGAAAGGCAAGGAGGGCGCTGCCAGACCTGATAATGGAAGCGCCCCCTGTTGTGGCGAGTAAAATACATGCTGCGGCGTTTGCCACATTGTGGATGCCGGGCAGTTTAAGGTCGTTCACGT includes:
- the murD gene encoding UDP-N-acetylmuramoyl-L-alanine--D-glutamate ligase, with translation WLRDGKIAAITGSNGKTTCTELLGEMMKQSFDDVRLGGNIGTPFSSLVGKGDTNKTIYILEVSSFQLKWIDKFHPVAATVLNVTPDHLDWHTNYESYVNAKERITENMTSDNYFIYNSDDTESTRIASNSAAKNISFSVKTKLDNGCWLEDSELRLKYESIDETVINVNDLKLPGIHNVANAAACILLATTGGASIIRSGSALLAFPGVQHRLETVRVLNEVSYVDDSKSTNVDSMTVALNSFDEPIILIAGGRDKGSDFESIKELVSRKVKTLILIGEAAEKIGRSFSSIADQRVSPNLKDAVVVAERLSVAGDVVLLSPGCASFDMFRNYEERGEVFANEVKALGEAV
- a CDS encoding cell division protein FtsW, which gives rise to MTSLSGYFNVRGSDYDKNLLFIIILIAGIGMVMLYSASSAIGREMGDSAIYLKGHFVRLLIGFALLALTMRIDYRFYKKIAIPLLIAAALVLTAGLIYHRLWGTSSTARWIYIGGISLQTSELMKFALITYLAYYLEKNEKRIGSFTDGLLPTIIILAIASGLVLIQPDFSTTAMIIAVSFIMLFIGNAKISHLTAVGAIGGLIMVLSVFNSSYQIQRIKSFIEGGDISGAGYQMQQSLMSLGGGGLLGLGLGESVGKNLFLPTPHTDFILAIIGEEMGFIGVLIISTMFLAFYFRSLKIARGANDKFGVYLTVGLSTSIFLYAVVNAAVVSGLLPVTGLPIPLVSYGGSNILYTLGATGILLNISSSKSTPKRKRYKRSSR